One window of Pyxicephalus adspersus chromosome 4, UCB_Pads_2.0, whole genome shotgun sequence genomic DNA carries:
- the LOC140329763 gene encoding probable cation-transporting ATPase 13A4, whose amino-acid sequence MKSKFPEDHHAIINKGEENEMEIFGYRVSIPFIILCVIGYFVSGGILLLLFYWKPEWSVWSNCVRSSLEKANVVLLRTTDTKKKYTRKKVRWITLDEYKDLLSGSPCSVISDENSIVNRAIRRPDLKVKFIRVQKIRYVWDTYKKEFQKIGTLEDEHSCHSLHSKYGSGLIKEEQDIRRLVCGHNTIEVEVAPLWKLFINKVFNLFYVYQFFTVVLWLAEGYLGYAIAILLLCICTITLSLMELRQQSSKLHNLVKAHNNMKVTVSRRDEEYSQIESRHLVPGDIIILSGKNFFMSCDAILINGTCILNEGMLTGECIPVTKTHLPHIDDTMPWMQYSGEDYRRHVLFCGTEVIRTESTAQGPAKAVVLKTGFNTTKGDMVRSILYPKPLNFKLHRDVKWFFIFLGILAIIGIVYAVIIFVQRQVSAWRIIVESLVLLTSAICPIIPAALTVGILYAQSRLKKKSIFCISPDRINMCGQLNLFCFDKTGTLTEDGLDLMGVIPSGGSCFQEILKHDQMNELSWGPLFGAMTSCHSLIMVDGKLQGDPLDLKMFEATGWVLEDTSPCDNEKSSNQNMVVRPQPGSYNNTVQGVNVVFQYPFSSALQRMSVITEVIGGDGELTVYMKGAPEMVASFCRPETVPKEFFDELEIYTFQGLRVIGVASKILLNTNKDDLESTEREDVECDMEFLGLLILENRLKPETKPILEELIAANIRTVMITGDNIQTATTVAKNCSMIPDDSQVILVEACKPEGSSSASVTWKLLEYPQAEKNKDLKEISIDVENIPDAKKQSSNYHFSLSGKTYENLEKYFPDLLPKILMNGTVFARMSPGQKSAIIDEFRKLDYYVGMCGDGANDCAALKMANAGISLSVQEASVAAPFNSHVTNIKCVSELLKEGRAALVTSFCMFKFMSMFGLIEYINTLLLYWQRNIFGNNQFLVHDFPIMFVIFLTMSSTPAYPKLAPYRPPGQLISPSMLFSVVYNVLFTIAMQTYAFLIVQQQPWYSTVDVYR is encoded by the exons GAAATATTTGGCTATAGAGTGAGTATCCCCTTCATTATCCTGTGCGTGATTGGTTACTTTGTATCTGGAGGAATTCTTCTTTTGCTCTTTTATTGGAAGCCAGAGTGGAGTGTGTGGTCAAACTGTGTTCGTTCCTCTTTGGAAAAAGCCAATGTGGTTTTACTTAGAACAACT GATACAAAGAAGAAATACACTAGGAAAAAGGTACGCTGGATTACCCTAGATGAATATAAGGATTTACTGAGTGGGTCACCATGTTCCGTCATATCTGATGAAAACTCCATAGTAAATAGAGCTATCAGAAGACCAGATCTAAAA GTGAAATTCATTCGGGTACAGAAGATTCGATATGTATGGGACACCTATAAAAAAGAATTTCAGAAAATTGG AACCTTGGAGGATGAACATTCCTGCCATAGCCTACATTCAAAGTATGGATCAGGGCTAATTAAAGAGGAGCAGGACATCAG AAGATTAGTGTGTGGACATAACACTATTGAAGTTGAAGTTGCACCACTCTGGAAATTATTCATCAATAAG gtgTTTAATTTATTCTATGTGTACCAATTCTTCACTGTGGTCCTGTGGCTGGCCGAGGGGTATCTGGGTTACGCCATTGCAATCCTTCTCCTATGTATCTGCACTATCACCTTATCTCTTATGGAGCTCAGACAG caatcTTCAAAGCTCCACAATTTGGTGAAAGCGCATAATAATATGAAGGTTACTGTCAGTCGTAGAGATGAAG aaTATAGCCAAATAGAATCCCGCCATCTAGTACCAGgagatattattattttgtccGGAAAAAACTTTTTCATGTCATGTGATGCCATTTTAATCAATGGGACGTGTATTCTGAATGAAGGCATGTTAACTG GGGAATGTATTCCTGTAACAAAAACTCACTTGCCACACATAGATGACACAATGCCTTGGATGCAGTACAGTGGAGAAGATTATAGGCGCCATGTCTTGTTCTGCGGAACTGAAGTTATAAGAACAGAATCAACTGCACAAGGACCAGCTAAAGCTGTAGTTTTAAAGACTG GATTTAATACAACTAAAGGTGACATGGTGAGATCCATACTGTATCCCAAACCCCTGAACTTCAAACTGCATCGAGATGTAAAATGGTTTTTCATCTTTTTGGGAATTCTTGCAATAATTGGCATAGTCTACGCTGTCAtcatatttgtacagagacaG GTTTCTGCTTGGAGAATAATTGTGGAATCACTTGTACTCCTGACATCTGCAATTTGTCCAATCATTCCAGCAGCATTGACTGTTGGGATTCTTTATGCCCAAAGCCGACTAAAGAAGAAAAGCATCTTCTGCATCAGTCCAGACAGAATAAACATGTGTGGCCAGCTTAACTTGTTCTGTTTTGATAAA ACTGGCACTTTAACAGAAGATGGGCTTGATTTAATGGGAGTTATTCCATCAGGAGGATCCTG CTTTCAGGAAATTCTTAAACATGACCAGATGAATGAGCTCTCCTGGGGGCCCTTGTTTGGAGCAATGACAAGCTGTCACTCTCTTATCATGGTTGATGGGAAATTACAGGGCGATCCTCTGGACTTGAAAATGTTTGAAGCCACTGGTTGg GTATTAGAGGATACTAGCCCATGTGATAATGAGAAATCCTCAAACCAGAATATGGTTGTACGCCCTCAGCCTGGATCATATAAT AACACAGTGCAAGGAGTGAATGTTGTATTCCAGTACCCGTTCTCTTCAGCCTTGCAACGTATGTCTGTAATAACTGAGGTTATAGGAGGTGATGGTGAGCTAACTGTTTACATGAAAGGAGCTCCAGAGATGGTGGCCAGTTTCTGCAGGCCAGAGACAG ttCCAAAAGAATTTTTTGATGAGCTGGAGATCTACACATTTCAAGGGTTAAGAGTCATTGGAGTGGCATCCAAAATTCTTTTGAATACCAATAAGGATGATTTAGAGAGTACTGAAAG GGAAGACGTAGAATGTGACATGGAGTTTCTGGGTTTGCTAATATTAGAAAATCGTCTTAAACCAGAGACCAAACCAATCCTTGAGGAGCTCATTGCAGCCAACATCAGGACTGTAATGATCACAG gggACAACATACAAACAGCAACTACAGTTGCCAAAAACTGTAGTATGATTCCTGATGACAGTCAAGTGATTCTAGTGGAAGCATGTAAACCTGAGGGCAGTTCTTCAGCATCTGTTACCTGGAAACTTCTGGAATACCCAcaggctgaaaaaaataaagatctcAAG GAAATCAGTATTGATGTTGAAAATATACCAGATGCCAAAAAACAGAGCAGCAATTACCATTTTTCACTAAGTGGAAAGACTTatgaaaatctagaaaaatattttccagatttGTTACCAAAA ATATTGATGAATGGAACAGTGTTTGCAAGAATGTCTCCTGGGCAAAAATCAGCAATCATAGATGAATTTCGAAAGCTTGA ttattATGTAGGAATGTGTGGAGATGGAGCCAATGACTGTGCG GCCTTGAAAATGGCCAATGCTGGGATTTCTCTGTCAGTACAAGAAGCATCTGTGGCTGCACCTTTTAATTCTCATGTCACAAATATCAAGTGTGTCTCTGAACTTTTAAA ggaaGGACGAGCTGCACTTGTCACATCTTTCTGCATGTTCAAATTCATGTCTATGTTTGGATTAATTGAATATATCAACACACTGCTGCTTTACTGG CAACgaaatatttttggaaacaaTCAGTTTCTGGTCCACGACTTTCCCATTATGTTTGTAATCTTCCTTACAA TGAGTTCCACTCCTGCATATCCTAAACTGGCACCATACAGACCGCCAGGGCAGCTGATTTCTCCATCTATGCTGTTTTCAGTGGTGTATAATGTTCTTTTTACAATAGCAATGCAGACGTATGCATTTCTTATAGTCCAGCAGCAGCCATGGTACAGCACTGTTGATGTTTATAGGTAA